A stretch of DNA from Lotus japonicus ecotype B-129 chromosome 4, LjGifu_v1.2:
ctaacagtctcagacacagcagaagctggattttccagaactgccctccaacggtagcatttcccatgcaacgctcaaccctaatccttggagtatataaagaggctgaagactgaaagaagcggctagaagcattcacatacgcgcaagacaaatttaaattcttctaagctttctttcatctgaaattcattgagtttactattagctttttagaagcaaatctcttgtaaacaattctttgataaacagtttgtttagttcctttaggagatcaaggctgatcggatcctagagaagactaagagagtgaatcttagtgtgagctaagtcagtgtaattgttagtcacttgtaggtttcaagtgcagttgtaactcttacctgattagtggattgccttcattctaagaaggaagaaatcaccttaacgggtggactggagtagcttgagtgatttatcaagtgaaccaggataaaatccttgtgtgcttttctatctcttatctttagcacttaaagttctcgaaagatttgtcaaaatctttaaggtggaagctttatactgaaaacgttattcaaaccccccctttctaccgtttttcttACCTTCAATCCAGAACCTTGgtaaaaaacaaacaatggcctaagccaatacttccgctgacaacaacaacaacaacaaccaactcagagcaccaatctttgatggtgaaaagtttgagtactggaatgATAGAATAgagtgttatttccttggcactgacccagatctctgggatatggtcattgaaggctatactgatccagtagatgcttcaggagtgaagatcccccgttctgaaatgactgacgctcagaagaagcgtttcaaggatcatcacaaggagaagtctatgctattcagctcaatatcatatattgagtatgagaagatctctgacgaagaaactgctaaatccatctttgactccttggtcatgacgcatgaaggaaatgaagaggtcaaggaaaccaaggctcttgctctcatacaacaatatgagcagtttaagatggaatctggtgaaaccattgaggagatgtactcaaggtttcaaactctgattgctggaatcagagtctaaacaagggctactctactggtgatcatgtcaagaagattatcagaagtttgcctaaggagtggagagcgtTTGTCACTTCCCtaaaactctccaggaatttgaactcgttgaagttagaagaactcgtgagtcatctcagaagccatgagattgaactcaaaggggacaagcctcagaagaaagacaagtctattgctcttaagtcaaagtctgacaaagcgaaagcttatcaggaagaagaagaagattcctctgaagagctatcagatgcgtctggtgatgaagaactatctcttttcacaaagaggttaagcaaactctggaagaacagacacaacaaaggcaaaggaccaaagaaaagttcaataagatatgaatcttcatctggtcagaagaaatcatctggaaaggaagtcacttgcttcgagtgcaaggaatctggacactacaagagtgactgtcccaagttaaagaaggacaagagaccaagaaaagtttTCAAGAAGAAGGCTCttataacctttgatgcaactgattctgatgaagctgagtcagaagaagatgaagcttcagaagatgactcagactctgacaatgacgatgaggtattctctaacttTTCTACACTACAGCATTTTTCACTTTAGGCCACGCTAATTTCTTCGACGGAGAAAAAACCGTGGCTGAATTAGAGTATAGGCCATGGTTCAAAAGTTGTGAACACATGAAGACCACGACTGAAGAAAACCGTGGCATCTACGTTTTCTACCACGCTTCAATAATTGTGGACGGTTCATGGCTACAACTTTCCAACCGTGGCAACCTAATCCCACAAATATAACCGCGGCATAAAAAAGTCCTAATACTAAAAAATTCCCTTCCGCCAAAATTTTGTGAACCCCGCGCGTGTTTAGAGTTTTGGCACAACTAAAGgattaattttcattaaaaaaaccttaaaactaattaaaaaatagaaaCCCCCAAACCCCTAACACTACTACACAGTACGTACTATCAGAGAAAGGATTTTGAACCCTAACTTTCTCCTTGGCTGAACATCGTAACCCTCCTCATCTCGGCGACCTCCTCTCTCCGCCGGCGACGGCTTGTACGACCCTCCTCTCTACGCTGCTTAGGTATGTTATTCATATATATTTGCTTGTTCCTATCATATCAAATTTGTGTTCTTGGCCCTTCTTGTTTCATGTGTTATACTATTATGCGACCCTCCTCTCTACGTTGATTACCCATTGGATGGTGCTATCCCTTTGTAGTTGGTTTTCGGTTCTCTTTGGTTCTGTCTTTCTCTGTTTCTGTTCTGTTTCTTCTTTGTTCCTCTCTTTTCCTTTCTATCTTGTTATGTCTTGTTTTCTTGTGAAAAGTTGAAATTTTACTCAAAAGTGATTACTtaggaaaattgatttttgaaaggaaaaactTTGATCCATGGTATCTTGGACTAGATCAATTTTGTCTGTAACTTGTTTTTGAAAGAAAAGTGGTCCTTAACCAATATAATTGTGTGGCCGACTGACTGATCTTCTCTTTTTTGTATGCATATGAAATTCCAATTGTTACTTCAGAACTTTGAGCAGAGGTATCCACATCTTTTTCAACCACTGACCGAGAGCAAGGAGCAAGAAGATTAAGAGAAGGGAACCAGTAGCATCAAGCAAAAATCAGTTTTCTTCAACTGGTACTTCTCTCTTTGTTTATTTCAATCATTAATTGTCTTTTTGCACTTGCTTTCTTATTTATCTGTCAGAATGTGATCTGCAAAAATGAGATGAATTCTATGTTGAGTTTAAATGTTTATAGTAGTGCTGTTCCGTGGGGTGCTGTTGTGACTATCTTGCTGTCctttactttgttttttctGTGCGCTGGGGGTATCCTTGCTTCTGAGATTGGACTTGGCAATTCTCAATTTGGTTGGCTTGCTCCCCTTGGATTTGCATTCGTGGACAGTAGCTACAGGACATATTTGTATATCAACAGATTGCTAGGAATTGAACTATTATGTATTGCTAAACCATTTATTATATCTGTGTACATGAGATTTTTAGAACCCTTATTGCTAAACCATTTACTATATTCTTTTTGGCCTTTCAAAAACAATAGTTGCTACCTTTGTGCTACCTTATGCTTGTACTcttatctttctttttcctGTTTCTGTGTTGAACATGCTCACTTGGGAGGGTCTTTGGTTCCAAGAGTtattctatctatatatatttcaactttcacaaaaaaatgtttatagtatcttattctcattttgaaaaAAAGACACATTTATCTGTCAGAATGTTTATAGTCCCCAACTGTGATTGTATTATTTTTCTAATATTCATTCCTATTAAGCTATGTTGCTCATGACATGGAACATGCTTGATGAACCAAAATGGACCAGGCCCAGGATGATACCCTTGTGTGAGAGGAAGCTGATCTAGTGGGTATTAACAAACCCAAGAAGCAGCCTAGTGATTTGCTTTTTTGCTCTCTTTTTATGTGATTTCTCCTTGTGCTTTTTATGTTTGGAAGTGAGCTCACTTTTTCATCAGTTATGTGGCTATACTGCTATAGTGATATATATTTGACTTATATTATATGTGAGTTTTAAACTGgtttctaatttttattttcaggaAGGTTTAGTTTGGGAGTACAAGGGAGATCAAACAAAATTAAGTTTAATTACTCCAACAAATCTTGAGGGGTAAGTTACTCTACtacttgattttgtttatgcTTAAGTTTGGAACATGACATGGGGTTACATATGCTTTGATCAATATTTGATTGCtttctgtaagacctggattttcagaacaagttaagtttccgactcacacgtagaatcagtgtaagcgtgacaggagtttgacatttgagaaagattaatgaagaagaaagttcaggaattgcttgaggaatgttgcatagttgttttcggagttagtgcgagtcgtctgcacacctgccttatggcgagcgtgtccagaataggctatttcgctcttaaagcaacgttttgagtgagatttcgaactctcggaaaatttcaagattctctttatttttccatcgaccagcgtttcatttcggaactctggactgtacgcacgataggtttcacttttcggatgtccgccgacgctaatttctttgcttcgaaaccctattttcgagcaatggatgaagactttttctattcgggacttctaacgaagattccgtccgcgttgccagatttgtttcgacgtttccaatctttcttcagtaggaagttttgtcgtttgagcatcacagcaaaaagtagtttttcgggacagactaacttacaccgcttttggcgttttggatatcgtttttcccaaatcctagatatttgttttgagttctggaattatgatgccagaatctctcttagaatttcttggtgatcgtgctgcaaaaatcggaatcgcgaaattttcattttcccgcgatttcgcccgcctataaatagcgcgaaaaagcaaaatcctcccATTTTGCACCATTGGAGCCGCGAGTTCTTGGGAGAGaagggaggagaagattttcgcgaaaccttgaccaatcttcgtgcagttcgtccctacttctaggtatcgaggtaactaacacgattcctacctctgattgttgtttctgttgcgtttctgaagtcgtttctgtgctctaagttttgagctttttctaaaattgtccgatttctctgatttctcgcttgggttatgttccttatgttcccctgagtctaaaacctctgtcagtaaactctgattgcgattcagttgtccaggatctgaaaaattgactcaaaactctttttgtctcacatttcgaaactttattgtcgtaaagctataatctgacttcgtgcctttaggatttgttgtcacggatgtcatgaggatcgttgctgtcaaatctgttttcagaactgataactttgaagttttgagcctttattttggaccaaaatgcccctggatagtcgtatttcggcccgattgtccgaaaattgttccggcagtttctttgccttagttttaccctaaaactaccttgtgaattgacttggtcaaagaaaaagagccgaagccctttttcctttgtggccgtgaccttgtagtgttggggagggagttttcgttttcgaaaacttgtgttttcgtacccgattgtcgtcttctgaagctttaatgctttgtctatcgtttatgtgttgttttgcgatcgaactaatcgattttgtttgaattctgctttgtttttctccgaggttcagttgaaggaactttggaatattcagagcaactgtttgaggacaaccttgatttcgaagctggaacagctcgaggttagggcaacttactattagctatgactgcatgataggcgtcgataaattcgacttatgctttactttgatattgattatgatgatggtttattgttatgaatgttttcataatttatgatgttgatgttgtgttggattgagcgttttgacgcgacttcggagtggagattcattgatcttgtgatctttgacatttcgggttggatgaacaaccctaggcaagtccaaacgaggggtttgaggcttagccatttgttgggattcgtttgaatacttagactttccccgggaaacttcttttggagggtttttggaaaacttagaatgattagaatttcgaaaactagagactctgggagacttagactttgagaagtaaactcataacttgactaattcaattcgaaacgtttttactaaacgaataatcataggagaattaaaggggaaaatatttacgaaagacggggaaaagtcggcttttgttgtgggtttggagagttttggaattggggaaagccactaaggtgagctatggtgatgattgaaagtcaccgagtactctagtactcttgggagtgttgttcgagtcgtgctgtattgaccggcacagactctgggctttgtttgtgggttttgtggtgggagttgtgttgtattgaccgacacttactccgagttgtgttgtattgaccgacactaactcatgggtttgttgagattgggttgtgagctaaacacttccgtggtaagggcgattcgttgtttggctaaccatattgcatcaatcgggtgaataacgggaatggttcacctgtgcatatcatatagtgaataacgggaatggttcaccaaggatgaataacgggaatggttcatccaggatggataacgggaatggtccatccatagtgaagaacgggaagcttcactgaggcgtgagacttcgtgaaagcatggaacttcactgaagcgtgagacttcgtgaaagtgagtaagcttcactgaggcgtgagacttcgtgaaagcagaaacttcactgaggcgggagacctcgtggagacgggaaccttcgctgaagcgggagactttgcggaggcgtacacctttgctgaagcgggagactttgcggaggcgtgcaacttcactaaagcgtgagacttcgtgaaggtgtggaacttcattgaagcgggagacttcatgaaggcgcgaaacttcactgaagcgtgagacttcgtgaatgcgtgaaaattcactgaagcgtgagacttcgtgaatgtgtgagatttcactgaagcgtgagactttgtgaaagcgtaagaccccattgaagcgtgagacttcatggaagcgtgagatttcatcgtcgtttaccctagggcaacgacagggaacattggtttagttggatacgtgtgtgttgggaggacgatacattgtttgactaaccttatcacctaacttcatatgttgagattatgatgatttgatgttgatgaacatcgttaggtagtaatgattgaactgtgtaggagattcgagaacatgctatgtatataccttagagtaggcaatacataacttatatgtatatatatacaacatatgtatatatcccctttatcacaagttgattgtatatctattgtattctgtaagttgaccctagcgccttggctttgtttgtatgtttgtgtttgggcggtcggcctgctgccaggcgtctgtcagccggttcgtgatgattcgttgtgcgggaaagacccggagcggaacgactattactgaagctttcgacgaggacccggacttcatgcctgatcgagggagggtcgatgatagtagtgtggggtatgggtggttagagtcttttggagttggttgttactgtaatagctctgattcgttttgcttttgggacagggtaagttcccgatgcatggctttttgtgtggttctcttacggagggatcacagtgagtcagtcggaccataggggtctttgcttaggccattttgaggccgactttctcctagtggtttgtaattatactttttctcactcacacttctggatctgtaaatatttgcctacgggcacactactttggagtcactgcgagtgtgtgtgacgtggaagtgcagctgaggctgtacatgtttatatttgatgtatatcggttagtttagtagttgggttttgtctttacttccttatcgttttgatttaaaggaaagaaaacgaaaaaaaattacctgttttccgcgtaaagattatttttggttactaaagtgacacctggaaatcggggtgttacactttcgAATTCAAAAGTTGAATTTTATTTAGTGATAGGATGTTAGTCATGCcacttttttatatattatttaatttatttcattagattaaaaaatgaaGGACAAAGAGTGGACCAAACTTCCAAGGTTTTGTCCAGAGTATATCATGGGCGTTCGTCGATTTTTAGACTTTGCCTACACTAAAGGAAGACCTCAAGGAGATGAGATTTTATGTCCTTGTGCCAAGTGTAGAAATCACTGTTGGACAAAAAGAAATGTGATATTGGATCATTTGGTAGCTAACGGCTTTCTAAAGGGATATGATGTTTGGGTCCACCATGGGGAGCAAATAGAAAGGCCAATGGAAGTTGATGATATTATTGCAGATCAAGAGGACTCACATGACGACATTGGTGGCTTGTTGCACGACACATTTCGAAATGTGGTAGAAGCAGAAGTTAGTGAGGGTCCTAATGAGGATGCTAGAAAGTTCTTCAACTTGGTTAATGAGGCAAAGCAGGAGCTATACCCAGGGTGCAAGGACTTCTCCACCTTGTCATTCATGATTCGACTGTATTTGTTGAAGTGTCTTCATGGGTGGAGCAATGCCTCATTCACCGCCCTCTTAGAACTATTGAAAGAAGCGATGCCTAATTTAAACATTCCTTCATCTTTTAACAAGGCAAAGTCCATGATTAAGGATTTGGGCcttgattataaaaaaattgatgcaTGTCCGAATGATTGCATGTTATATTGGAAAGAGCATGCCAATGACAACTTTTGTTGTGTTTGTGGAGATTCACGGTGGAAGGAAGTTTCCCAAGCAGATTGTGGGTCCGAGCAAACAAAAGATGATTATAAAGTTCCTGCAAAAATTTTGAGACATTTTCTGTTGATTCCTAGACTTCAAAGGTTGTTTATGTGTTCAACGACAGCCGAGTCAATGAGATGGCATGAAGAGGAGCGCTCAAAGGATGGGAAATTGAGACATCCTGCTGATGGTCAAGCATGGAAGGACTTTGATCAGCATCATCTTGATTTTGCTTCAGAGCCTCGCAATGTAAGACTTGGCTTAACCAGTGATGGATTCAATACTATGAGCATAGCTCACAGTACGTGGCCTGTCATGATGATGGTATACAACACTCCACCTTGGCTCTCTATGAAATCTGAGTATACAATGCTTTCATTATTGATTCCTGGACCAAAATCACCAGGAAATGATATTGATGTATACCTTCAGCCACTGATAGAAGAGCTAAAGGAATTGTGGGAGTATGGAGTGCAGACATATGATTCCTCAAAAAATGAAACATTTCAAATGCGTGCAGCTCTTTTGTGGACAATCAGTGATTATCCTGGGTATGCTATGTTGTCAGGTTGGAGCACCAAAGGAAAATTGGCATGTGCATGTTGTAATTACAACACCAATTCAGTCTACCTCAGACACAGTCATAAGATGTGTTATATGAACCACTGTGTGTTTTTGCCAACGCTTCATCCTTGAAGAGATGATGAGAAGTCCTTTAATGGAGAAAAAGAACTTAGGACTCCACCACCCAAGCTAGAAGGTGAAGAAATCCAAGAAATCTTAAAAAAATTCCCAAATGAGTtcgggaaaaagaaaaagaagaaagttgATGGCCCGTGGAAGAAGAGGTCGATATTTTTTGAGTTGCCTTATTGGGCTCAAAATACATTACGTCATAATCTAGATGTAATGCATATTGAAAAAAACATTTGTGATAGTATTCTTGGGACTCTTTTGGACATTCCAGGGAAGACAAAGGATCATGTTAATGCTCGTTACGATCTACAAGATATGGGAATTAGAAAAGAACTACATCCAAGGGAGATTGGTGGAGGTCGTTCAGAGTTTACAAAAGCATGTTTTTCAATGACTTCGGAAGAAAAGTCCATTTTCTGTGGAGTTATAAAGGCTGCTAAATTACCAgatgggagtgcatcaaatattTCGAAGTGTGTGCACATTGTTGATAAGAAAATATCTGGTTACAAGAGTCATGATGCACATTTCATGTTGCATTACTTGTTGCAAATAGCAGTAAGAAGCACAATGCCGAATGCGGTGGCCACACCTCTAATTCGTCTTGGTTCCTTTTTCCGTGCTATATGTCAGAAAGTTATCCAAGTGCAAGATTTGGATTACTTAGAAGCGGAGATTGTAGAGGTGCTTTGTCAGTTGGAGATGATTTTTCCTCCTAGTTTCTTTGACATAATGGTTCACTTACCTATGCATTTGGTTAATGAAGTCAGATACGGTGGTCCCGTTCAATTTAGATGGATGTACCCCACGGAAAGGTACTTGTGTAAACCTAAGACATATGTTCGTAATAGAGCTTATCCAGAAGGTTCTATTGCCGAGGGGTATTTGGCTGAagaagttttaactttttgcTCAAGATATTTAAATAAAAGTGTAGAGACAAGGTTGAACAAGAAGGGTCGAAATTATGATAATAGTGATTCATGTGAAGTAGATTTTGATGATTACTTTTCAAGTATTGGTCGTCCTTTAGGAGGGGCAGGTAAACCATTTTCTCTAGATTTAAGAACGAAGGCTGATGCACATCG
This window harbors:
- the LOC130713121 gene encoding uncharacterized protein LOC130713121, whose product is MKDKEWTKLPRFCPEYIMGVRRFLDFAYTKGRPQGDEILCPCAKCRNHCWTKRNVILDHLVANGFLKGYDVWVHHGEQIERPMEVDDIIADQEDSHDDIGGLLHDTFRNVVEAEVSEGPNEDARKFFNLVNEAKQELYPGCKDFSTLSFMIRLYLLKCLHGWSNASFTALLELLKEAMPNLNIPSSFNKAKSMIKDLGLDYKKIDACPNDCMLYWKEHANDNFCCVCGDSRWKEVSQADCGSEQTKDDYKVPAKILRHFLLIPRLQRLFMCSTTAESMRWHEEERSKDGKLRHPADGQAWKDFDQHHLDFASEPRNVRLGLTSDGFNTMSIAHSTWPVMMMVYNTPPWLSMKSEYTMLSLLIPGPKSPGNDIDVYLQPLIEELKELWEYGVQTYDSSKNETFQMRAALLWTISDYPGDDEKSFNGEKELRTPPPKLEGEEIQEILKKFPNEFGKKKKKKVDGPWKKRSIFFELPYWAQNTLRHNLDVMHIEKNICDSILGTLLDIPGKTKDHVNARYDLQDMGIRKELHPREIGGGRSEFTKACFSMTSEEKSIFCGVIKAAKLPDGSASNISKCVHIVDKKISGYKSHDAHFMLHYLLQIAVRSTMPNAVATPLIRLGSFFRAICQKVIQVQDLDYLEAEIVEVLCQLEMIFPPSFFDIMVHLPMHLVNEVRYGGPVQFRWMYPTERYLCKPKTYVRNRAYPEGSIAEGYLAEEVLTFCSRYLNKSVETRLNKKGRNYDNSDSCEVDFDDYFSSIGRPLGGAGKPFSLDLRTKADAHRYLLFNCDEVQNYISILEFHNELKRYTNQISMTISI